A genomic segment from Desulfovibrio legallii encodes:
- a CDS encoding iron-sulfur cluster-binding protein — MSQPTSCELEVLDLVPFGQTGHESRFFALRLARPEWTQWKPGQFVMLRPHNFGLDIPWARPLGICHMTARHMICFFQVRGKGTKRMAQLKAGDSVRVWGPLGNGFVMEPDTPTLLLAGGMGIVPFVGYVSEHPKPWNLTMLFGHREPLSCYPVDSINEHVPLDTLRETVPGDLDNFIFTLQERMGEYAEQKGLVLACGPVPFLRTVQKFAAETGVRCQLSLENRMACGVGACLGCVTKTTAAWPVPEKREGYVQVCNHGPVFWSDQVEL; from the coding sequence ATGTCGCAACCAACCTCCTGCGAGCTTGAGGTTCTGGACTTGGTGCCCTTCGGCCAGACAGGACACGAAAGCCGCTTCTTCGCCCTGCGGCTCGCCCGTCCGGAATGGACGCAGTGGAAGCCGGGCCAGTTTGTGATGCTCCGCCCCCACAATTTCGGGCTGGACATCCCCTGGGCGCGTCCTCTGGGCATCTGCCACATGACGGCCCGCCACATGATCTGCTTCTTCCAGGTGCGCGGCAAAGGCACAAAGCGCATGGCCCAGCTTAAGGCCGGGGACAGCGTGCGCGTCTGGGGCCCGCTGGGCAACGGCTTCGTCATGGAGCCGGACACCCCCACCCTGCTCCTGGCCGGGGGCATGGGCATCGTGCCTTTTGTGGGCTATGTGAGCGAGCACCCCAAGCCCTGGAACCTGACCATGCTCTTCGGCCATCGGGAGCCCCTCAGCTGCTACCCCGTGGACAGCATCAACGAACATGTGCCCCTGGACACCCTGCGGGAAACCGTGCCCGGCGATCTGGACAACTTTATCTTCACCCTGCAGGAGCGCATGGGCGAATACGCCGAACAGAAGGGGCTTGTCCTGGCCTGCGGGCCCGTGCCTTTTCTGCGCACGGTGCAGAAATTCGCCGCGGAAACGGGCGTGCGCTGCCAGCTTTCGCTGGAAAACCGCATGGCCTGCGGCGTGGGCGCGTGCCTGGGCTGCGTGACCAAGACTACGGCGGCCTGGCCCGTGCCTGAGAAGCGCGAGGGCTATGTGCAGGTGTGCAACCACGGGCCGGTATTCTGGTCCGATCAGGTAGAACTGTAA
- a CDS encoding dihydroorotate dehydrogenase: MDLSVTLKGQNHDLTLKNPVLTASGTFGYGLEFASYGDLASLGGLVTKGLSLTPRPGNPTPRIVETTAGMLNAVGLQNDGVEDFCVRKLPHLPWAETAVIVNIYAASTEEFGELAARLNREEGVAALEVNVSCPNVRQGGLAFGQDPAMAAQVTEAVRKAAPDKHIMVKLSPNVTDIAQMARSVEAAGADSISCINTLLGMAVDVQTRRPRLANVVGGLSGPAIKPVALRCVWQAARAVKIPIVGVGGILTAEDALEFLLAGAQAVQVGTGNFLRPDCAFALARDLPAACQRLNIDNLAAFCGSLELDS; the protein is encoded by the coding sequence ATGGACCTTTCCGTCACCCTTAAGGGACAGAATCACGATCTGACCCTGAAGAATCCTGTGCTCACGGCTTCCGGCACCTTCGGTTACGGGCTGGAGTTCGCCTCTTACGGCGATCTGGCTTCCCTGGGCGGGCTGGTCACCAAGGGCCTTTCCCTCACGCCGCGGCCCGGCAATCCCACGCCGCGCATTGTGGAAACCACGGCGGGCATGCTCAACGCCGTGGGCCTGCAGAACGACGGCGTGGAGGATTTCTGCGTCCGCAAGCTGCCCCACCTGCCCTGGGCGGAAACAGCCGTCATCGTCAATATTTACGCCGCCTCGACGGAGGAGTTCGGCGAGCTTGCCGCGCGCCTCAACCGGGAGGAAGGCGTGGCGGCCCTGGAGGTCAACGTCTCCTGCCCCAACGTGCGGCAGGGGGGGCTTGCCTTCGGCCAGGATCCGGCCATGGCCGCCCAGGTTACGGAGGCCGTGCGCAAGGCCGCGCCGGATAAGCACATCATGGTCAAACTTTCGCCCAATGTGACGGATATTGCCCAGATGGCCCGCAGCGTGGAGGCTGCAGGGGCGGACAGCATCTCGTGCATCAACACGCTCCTGGGCATGGCCGTGGATGTGCAGACCCGCAGGCCCCGTCTGGCCAATGTGGTGGGCGGGCTCTCCGGCCCGGCCATCAAGCCCGTGGCCCTGCGCTGCGTGTGGCAGGCGGCGCGGGCGGTCAAAATCCCGATAGTGGGCGTCGGCGGCATCCTCACCGCCGAGGATGCCCTGGAATTTTTGCTGGCGGGCGCGCAGGCCGTGCAGGTGGGCACGGGCAACTTCTTGCGCCCCGACTGCGCCTTTGCCCTGGCGCGGGATTTGCCCGCGGCCTGCCAGCGTCTGAATATCGACAACCTGGCCGCGTTCTGCGGCAGCCTTGAGCTGGACAGCTAG
- a CDS encoding ABC-F family ATP-binding cassette domain-containing protein: MKITIQELSKSFGGRDIFNNFSLEVDSGVRLCVCGPNGTGKSTLLRLLAGVESPDAGRVLLPRGCRLGFVEQELSEEALETPLLTYVLDVLHDWNDFWAQWEDAAARKDNALLAELMQRQTELEAQYGYNPEHRAKAVLSGLGFAERKWGRTLRELSGGWRERAKLARVLTAGADVLLLDEPTNHLDVEAVEWLESFLLDFKGALVFVAHDRVFMDNVGSHVLYLGLSRPVFRKATYTQFLALQEEYNAQREREARALQDDLNRKMAFVERFRAKATKARQAGSRQKMAKKLEKQLEDYRPEPKRKELNFTWPEAPHLEKVALAAADLAFRFEDGRELWPALTFTLYRGQRVALVGPNGCGKSTLLRLLAGRLERCGGNVVTAPQLRLGFYTQHQMDTLRPDTTVLGEIRRLADPRTTEEELMSVLGLFLLGQEYFDRQVSALSGGEKSRLVLASLFLRRCNFLLLDEPTNHLDLESREALISALQKFDGTLLMVAHDRWLLSQVGAEAWELTRRGLDLYPDFSSYDAARRARLTQPAGAAKSGPGATGPQSGRAAEQAAPKDQPALSREEQKRLKREQAARRNALHKELRPLQERYAAQEKELAAVLEEQSAVEAQLADPQVYADHSRSNELLRAFDACKQRSEEILEEMTRLEEALQQARARFGADAADGEK, from the coding sequence GTGAAGATCACTATTCAGGAACTTTCCAAATCCTTCGGCGGACGGGACATTTTCAATAATTTTTCGCTGGAGGTGGATTCCGGCGTGCGGCTCTGCGTGTGCGGGCCCAACGGCACGGGCAAATCCACCCTGCTGCGCCTGCTGGCCGGGGTGGAAAGCCCGGACGCGGGGCGCGTTCTGCTGCCGCGCGGCTGCCGCCTGGGCTTTGTGGAGCAGGAGCTTTCCGAAGAAGCTCTGGAAACGCCCCTGCTGACCTATGTGCTGGACGTGCTCCACGACTGGAACGACTTCTGGGCCCAGTGGGAGGACGCGGCGGCCCGCAAGGACAACGCGCTCCTGGCTGAGCTTATGCAGCGCCAGACCGAGCTGGAGGCGCAGTACGGCTACAATCCGGAGCACAGGGCCAAGGCCGTGCTTTCCGGCCTGGGCTTTGCCGAGCGCAAGTGGGGGCGTACCCTGCGGGAGCTTTCCGGCGGCTGGCGCGAGCGTGCCAAACTGGCCCGTGTGCTCACGGCCGGGGCCGACGTGCTGCTGCTGGACGAACCCACCAACCACCTGGACGTGGAAGCCGTGGAGTGGCTGGAATCCTTTCTGCTGGATTTCAAGGGCGCGCTGGTTTTTGTGGCCCACGACAGGGTGTTCATGGACAACGTGGGCAGCCATGTGCTCTATCTGGGGCTTTCCAGGCCCGTGTTCCGCAAGGCCACCTACACCCAGTTTCTGGCCCTGCAGGAGGAATACAACGCCCAGCGCGAACGCGAGGCCCGCGCGTTGCAGGACGATCTTAACCGCAAGATGGCCTTTGTGGAGCGCTTCCGGGCCAAGGCCACCAAGGCCCGCCAGGCTGGTTCCCGCCAGAAGATGGCAAAAAAGCTGGAGAAGCAGCTGGAGGACTACCGGCCGGAGCCCAAGCGCAAGGAGCTCAACTTCACCTGGCCGGAGGCCCCGCACCTGGAAAAGGTGGCCCTGGCCGCGGCGGACCTGGCCTTCCGCTTTGAGGACGGGCGCGAGCTCTGGCCCGCGCTCACCTTTACCCTCTATCGCGGGCAGCGCGTGGCCCTGGTGGGCCCCAACGGCTGCGGCAAATCCACCCTGCTGCGCCTTCTGGCCGGGCGGCTGGAGCGCTGCGGCGGCAATGTGGTCACGGCCCCGCAGCTGCGTCTGGGCTTTTACACCCAGCATCAGATGGACACCCTGCGGCCGGACACCACCGTGCTGGGCGAGATCCGCCGCCTGGCCGATCCGCGCACCACGGAAGAAGAGCTCATGAGCGTGCTGGGCCTCTTTCTGCTGGGGCAGGAGTATTTTGACCGTCAGGTAAGCGCCCTTTCGGGTGGTGAAAAAAGCCGACTGGTGCTGGCAAGCCTGTTCCTCAGGCGCTGCAACTTCCTGCTGCTGGACGAGCCCACCAACCACCTGGACCTGGAAAGCCGCGAGGCCCTTATCAGCGCCCTGCAGAAGTTTGACGGCACCCTGCTCATGGTGGCCCATGACCGCTGGCTGCTCTCCCAGGTGGGCGCGGAAGCCTGGGAGCTGACCCGCCGCGGCCTGGACCTCTACCCTGATTTTTCCTCTTATGATGCGGCCCGGCGCGCGCGTCTGACCCAGCCCGCGGGCGCGGCTAAATCCGGTCCGGGCGCGACGGGCCCCCAATCCGGCCGCGCGGCGGAGCAGGCAGCCCCCAAGGACCAGCCCGCCCTTTCCCGTGAAGAGCAGAAGCGCCTTAAGCGCGAACAGGCCGCGCGCCGCAATGCCCTGCACAAGGAGCTCAGGCCCCTGCAGGAGCGCTATGCCGCACAGGAAAAGGAACTGGCTGCGGTCCTGGAAGAGCAGAGCGCCGTGGAGGCCCAGCTGGCCGACCCGCAGGTTTACGCGGACCACAGCCGCTCCAATGAGCTGCTGCGCGCGTTCGACGCCTGCAAGCAACGCAGCGAAGAGATTCTGGAAGAGATGACGCGCCTTGAGGAGGCCCTGCAGCAGGCGCGCGCCCGCTTCGGGGCGGACGCGGCCGACGGCGAAAAGTAA
- a CDS encoding FAD-binding and (Fe-S)-binding domain-containing protein — protein sequence MPHKGPHISIAPDYVVNRILRINIDDFAEWPESVRNLAIAIAEELFLVAYNPFIDAETVRQSVRESFEKESVSLAHYYATAIGEGITMFWSAYEAEADFRENLIEALQRMLPAECVLTDPAALVESATDATDLRMELPLLVVEPDTTEQVAHLVRLANEMKFALIPRGGGSGMTGGAVPARKRTVIVSLTRLTRIGPVDLENMTVTCEAGAITQAVATAVDKAGALFSVDPASKQASSIGGNVSENAGGPMAFEYGTTLDNLLWWRMVTPTGEIITVERENHPRHKILPDETAVFVVKDVSGGVRNVVHLRGDEIRLPGLGKDVTNKVLGGLPGMQKEGVDGIITEACFIIHPKPRYKRVMVLEFFGRSMHPAAVVVRELVALRNRIREEGDYAHLSAMEEFNAKYVQAIDYKRKSTKYEGLPISVIILQVDGDDPYLLDKCVGDIVSVVERQENVDIIVAGDDKEAERFWEDRHKLSAIAKRTSGFKMNEDVVIPMDRIPDFALFLEQINLECTAAAYRHALQEAGRLPGFPLEDKDFNREFSQVSKAASGDVPAGEVSDTEMSARAAVFLQALQEKYPHLAKKIAAIRDYMEASRIVVASHMHAGDGNCHVNIPVNSNDARMLEEAEETAARVMAECQEMGGEVSGEHGIGITKISFFGKDKMDALRAFKERVDPRDVMNPAKLVYRELPVRPFTFSFNRLIRDIRESGLPDKDKLIGLLTAIQVCTRCGKCKQVCAMCYPERSMQYHPRNKNMVLGMLLEAVYYSQVNKGRIDERLLKAMRDLVEHCTACGRCMANCPVKIPSGEVALTLRALLEHEGASGHPIKDRALEWLSRDIAHRAPKAAKMASLGQKMQNKMLGFVPEMWKRRMQSPMFSGRGPKMGYTNLYEALKLHRGSVFAPAEPRPGMPCVLYFPGCGGALFYDRIGMSSILLLLKAGFAVAVPPRHLCCGFPLLAAGMDTAFEDNLAQNRQYLTSMLRNLVKQGFSVKHLATACGSCRDGLERMHMETLFPDLTIRDVGQIVLPLLRKEDIRAPLPEGAELIYHGACHCEWADVHKIKGQNQIVRALSDFSGAQVRLNPGCCGESGMGAVTSPQIYNLLRARKQERLGKDFEGGYQGPVVVGCPSCKIGIARCCINMHEKRPVLHVMEWLAGLLDGEDRRQSFRKKVNETRGDVRVVDVSAVTPGAAAEEAQEDEA from the coding sequence ATGCCCCACAAGGGTCCGCATATTTCCATCGCCCCAGATTATGTGGTGAACCGCATCCTGCGCATCAACATCGACGATTTTGCCGAATGGCCCGAATCGGTGCGCAACCTGGCCATCGCCATTGCCGAAGAGCTCTTCCTGGTGGCCTACAACCCCTTTATCGACGCCGAAACCGTGCGCCAGAGCGTGCGGGAGAGCTTTGAGAAGGAATCCGTCTCCCTGGCCCACTACTATGCCACGGCCATCGGCGAGGGCATCACCATGTTCTGGTCCGCCTACGAGGCCGAGGCGGATTTTCGTGAAAATCTCATTGAGGCCTTGCAGCGCATGCTGCCCGCCGAATGCGTGCTCACCGATCCGGCCGCCCTGGTGGAATCGGCTACGGACGCCACAGATCTGCGCATGGAGCTGCCCCTTCTGGTGGTGGAGCCGGATACGACCGAGCAGGTGGCCCATCTGGTGCGCCTGGCCAACGAGATGAAGTTTGCCCTCATCCCGCGCGGGGGCGGATCCGGCATGACGGGCGGGGCCGTGCCCGCGCGCAAGCGCACGGTCATTGTCAGCCTGACGCGCCTTACCCGCATCGGGCCCGTGGACCTGGAAAACATGACCGTCACCTGTGAGGCCGGGGCCATCACCCAGGCCGTGGCCACGGCCGTGGACAAGGCCGGCGCGCTTTTCTCCGTGGATCCGGCCTCCAAGCAGGCCTCCAGCATCGGCGGCAACGTTTCGGAAAACGCCGGCGGCCCCATGGCCTTTGAGTACGGCACCACCCTGGACAACCTGCTCTGGTGGCGCATGGTCACCCCCACGGGCGAGATCATCACCGTGGAGCGGGAGAACCATCCCCGCCACAAGATCCTGCCGGACGAAACCGCCGTCTTTGTGGTCAAGGACGTGAGCGGCGGCGTGCGCAATGTGGTGCATTTGCGCGGCGATGAAATCCGCCTGCCCGGCCTGGGCAAGGACGTGACCAACAAGGTGCTGGGCGGCCTGCCCGGCATGCAGAAAGAGGGCGTGGACGGCATCATTACCGAGGCCTGCTTCATCATCCACCCCAAGCCCAGGTACAAGCGGGTCATGGTGCTGGAATTTTTCGGCCGTTCCATGCACCCGGCGGCCGTGGTGGTGCGCGAGCTGGTGGCCCTGCGCAACCGCATCCGTGAAGAAGGCGACTACGCCCACCTCTCGGCCATGGAGGAATTTAACGCCAAGTACGTCCAGGCCATTGACTACAAGCGCAAGTCCACAAAATACGAGGGCCTGCCCATCTCGGTAATCATCCTGCAGGTGGACGGCGACGACCCCTACCTGCTGGACAAGTGCGTGGGCGACATCGTGAGCGTGGTGGAGCGCCAGGAAAACGTGGATATCATCGTGGCCGGGGACGACAAGGAGGCCGAACGCTTCTGGGAGGACCGCCACAAGCTCTCCGCCATCGCCAAGCGCACCTCAGGCTTTAAGATGAACGAGGACGTGGTCATCCCCATGGACCGCATCCCCGATTTTGCCCTCTTCCTGGAGCAGATCAACCTGGAATGCACGGCCGCGGCCTACCGCCACGCCCTGCAGGAGGCAGGCCGTCTGCCCGGCTTCCCCCTGGAGGACAAGGACTTCAACCGCGAGTTCTCACAGGTTTCCAAGGCCGCTTCGGGCGACGTGCCGGCGGGCGAAGTTTCCGATACGGAAATGTCCGCCCGCGCTGCGGTTTTTTTGCAGGCCCTGCAGGAAAAATATCCCCACCTGGCCAAAAAAATTGCGGCCATCCGCGACTACATGGAGGCCAGCCGCATTGTGGTGGCCAGCCACATGCACGCGGGCGACGGCAACTGCCATGTGAACATCCCGGTGAACTCCAACGACGCCCGCATGCTGGAGGAGGCCGAGGAAACCGCGGCCCGCGTCATGGCCGAGTGCCAGGAAATGGGCGGCGAGGTTTCGGGCGAGCACGGCATCGGCATCACCAAGATTTCCTTCTTCGGCAAGGATAAAATGGACGCCCTGCGGGCCTTCAAGGAGCGCGTGGACCCGCGCGACGTCATGAACCCCGCCAAGCTCGTCTACCGCGAGCTGCCCGTGCGGCCCTTTACCTTCTCCTTCAACCGGCTCATCCGCGACATCCGCGAAAGCGGCCTGCCGGATAAGGATAAGCTCATCGGCCTGCTCACGGCCATTCAGGTCTGCACGCGCTGCGGCAAGTGCAAGCAGGTCTGCGCCATGTGTTATCCAGAGCGCTCCATGCAGTACCACCCCCGTAACAAAAACATGGTGCTGGGCATGCTGCTGGAGGCCGTTTACTACAGCCAGGTCAACAAGGGCCGCATTGACGAGCGCCTGCTCAAGGCCATGCGCGACCTAGTGGAGCACTGCACGGCCTGCGGCCGCTGCATGGCCAACTGCCCGGTCAAAATTCCCTCGGGCGAGGTGGCCCTCACCCTGCGCGCCCTGCTGGAGCACGAAGGTGCCAGCGGCCACCCCATCAAGGACCGCGCCCTGGAGTGGCTCTCGCGCGATATTGCCCACCGCGCGCCCAAGGCCGCCAAAATGGCTTCCCTGGGCCAGAAAATGCAGAACAAAATGCTGGGCTTCGTGCCGGAAATGTGGAAGCGCCGCATGCAGAGCCCCATGTTCTCCGGGCGGGGGCCCAAGATGGGCTACACCAATCTTTACGAGGCCCTCAAGCTGCACCGCGGCTCTGTCTTCGCGCCCGCCGAGCCCAGGCCCGGCATGCCCTGCGTGCTCTACTTCCCCGGCTGCGGCGGGGCGCTTTTTTACGACCGCATCGGCATGTCTTCCATCCTGCTCCTGCTTAAGGCGGGCTTTGCCGTGGCCGTGCCGCCCCGGCACCTCTGCTGCGGCTTCCCCCTGCTGGCCGCGGGCATGGATACGGCCTTTGAGGACAACCTGGCGCAAAATCGCCAGTACCTGACTTCCATGCTGCGCAACCTGGTCAAACAGGGCTTCAGCGTCAAACATCTGGCCACGGCCTGCGGCTCCTGCCGCGACGGCCTGGAGCGCATGCACATGGAAACCCTCTTCCCGGATCTGACCATCCGCGACGTGGGCCAGATCGTGCTGCCCTTGCTGCGCAAAGAGGATATCCGCGCGCCCCTGCCCGAAGGCGCGGAGCTCATCTACCACGGGGCCTGTCACTGCGAATGGGCCGACGTGCACAAAATCAAGGGCCAGAACCAGATTGTCAGGGCGCTTTCCGATTTCAGCGGGGCGCAGGTGCGCCTCAACCCCGGCTGCTGCGGCGAATCGGGCATGGGCGCGGTGACCTCGCCCCAGATCTACAACCTGCTGCGGGCCCGCAAGCAGGAGCGCCTGGGCAAGGATTTTGAAGGCGGCTACCAGGGCCCGGTAGTGGTGGGCTGCCCCTCGTGCAAGATCGGCATTGCCCGCTGCTGCATTAATATGCATGAGAAGCGCCCGGTGCTGCACGTCATGGAATGGCTGGCCGGGCTTCTGGACGGCGAAGACCGCCGCCAGAGCTTCCGCAAAAAAGTTAACGAAACCCGCGGCGACGTCCGCGTGGTGGACGTAAGCGCCGTGACGCCGGGCGCAGCGGCGGAAGAAGCGCAGGAGGACGAAGCCTGA
- a CDS encoding HlyD family type I secretion periplasmic adaptor subunit encodes MSLPSFLALLRARCLALLPARFRPASPPPLSLPVTAGDAPAAGAAPAADQPQQPQQQREVPRDILRFQPDRVLLERATPPLGARWTLFTLAGVLCVLIIWAIVGKIDKIVSAEGKIVTVATPVVLQSYSISLVKDIRVVMGQRVHKGDLLVVLDPTFAQADLSQLQERIISLSAHAARLQCEMDETTYPPPPAPEAPPLNASQQREQRVQADIYQNRHAEFAARIRTYEEQEKRLVSEIASTIEDLQRRKERLKIYREFEEMRRKLYEQGIEARAGFLEVKKDRLTVESDVLRLDSSIQELRYEAASVEADKAAYLTGWRSSTAQEMVTVRRDLDQAREQLNKAQKMNELVNIRAPMDAVVLEVAKRNVGSVADEAEALVTLVPLNSPLEVDVEIQPQDIGYVRVGQTARVKLATMPFQKHGKIDATVLAVSEDAFLKKTAAGEQSVYRARLELPPDPLSSMRSLPQGFTILPGMTVSAEINVGERRIIEYFLYPIIAGFDQSLREPR; translated from the coding sequence GTGAGCCTGCCGTCCTTCCTTGCCCTTCTGCGGGCGCGCTGCCTTGCGCTGCTGCCCGCCCGCTTCCGGCCCGCGTCGCCCCCGCCGCTGTCTTTGCCCGTCACGGCAGGCGACGCCCCTGCGGCAGGCGCCGCCCCTGCAGCGGATCAGCCCCAGCAGCCCCAGCAACAGCGCGAGGTGCCGCGCGACATTCTGCGCTTCCAGCCCGACCGCGTCCTGCTGGAGCGCGCCACGCCGCCCCTGGGCGCCCGCTGGACCCTCTTTACCCTGGCCGGCGTGCTCTGCGTGCTCATCATCTGGGCCATTGTGGGCAAGATCGACAAAATCGTCTCCGCCGAGGGCAAAATCGTTACCGTGGCCACCCCGGTGGTGCTGCAGTCCTACAGCATCTCGCTCGTCAAGGATATCCGCGTGGTCATGGGCCAGCGCGTCCACAAAGGCGACCTCCTGGTGGTGCTGGACCCCACCTTTGCCCAGGCCGATCTCTCCCAGCTGCAGGAGCGCATCATCAGCCTCTCCGCCCACGCCGCCCGCCTGCAGTGCGAAATGGACGAAACCACCTACCCCCCGCCGCCGGCTCCGGAGGCCCCGCCCCTCAATGCCTCCCAGCAGCGCGAACAGCGCGTGCAGGCCGATATTTACCAGAACCGGCATGCGGAGTTCGCCGCCCGCATCCGCACCTATGAAGAGCAGGAAAAACGCCTGGTCTCGGAAATTGCCTCCACCATCGAGGACCTCCAGCGCCGCAAGGAACGCCTGAAGATCTATCGCGAATTTGAAGAAATGCGCCGCAAGCTCTATGAGCAGGGCATCGAGGCCCGCGCCGGCTTCCTGGAGGTGAAAAAAGACCGCCTCACCGTGGAGAGCGACGTGCTCCGCCTGGACAGCAGCATCCAGGAGCTGCGCTACGAAGCCGCCAGCGTGGAAGCGGACAAGGCCGCTTACCTCACCGGCTGGCGCAGCAGCACCGCCCAGGAGATGGTCACCGTGCGGCGTGACCTGGACCAGGCCCGCGAACAGCTCAATAAAGCGCAGAAAATGAATGAGCTCGTCAACATCCGCGCGCCCATGGACGCCGTGGTGCTGGAGGTGGCCAAGCGCAACGTGGGCTCCGTGGCCGATGAAGCCGAAGCCCTGGTTACCCTGGTGCCCCTCAACAGCCCCCTGGAAGTGGACGTGGAAATTCAGCCCCAGGATATCGGCTATGTGCGCGTGGGCCAGACCGCCCGCGTCAAACTCGCCACCATGCCCTTCCAGAAGCACGGCAAAATCGACGCCACCGTCCTGGCCGTCAGCGAAGACGCCTTCCTCAAAAAAACCGCCGCCGGCGAACAAAGCGTTTACCGCGCCCGCCTGGAACTGCCGCCGGATCCCCTGTCCAGCATGCGCAGCCTGCCCCAGGGCTTCACCATTCTGCCCGGCATGACCGTCTCCGCCGAAATCAACGTGGGCGAACGCCGCATTATTGAATACTTCCTCTATCCTATCATCGCCGGCTTCGACCAAAGCCTGCGCGAACCCCGATAA
- a CDS encoding NAD-dependent epimerase/dehydratase family protein, with protein MSNAPAASRQPFPAAADCAAAASAASHSAAARPGGAGSCPNALAGRKVLLTGGTGFVGRHLLPQLLAAGARVTCLVRATSRTDGLPQGAAVARADLSSGEGLAAALEGQDICIHMAALLFGLGWQDYLRANALAARSLAGACTALGDAGPTRVVLVSSLAATGPCATAPGVTEGTPPAPVSAYGWSKLLTEQILGRALGARLVTLRPPIIYGSGDKGLLPVFRGVRLGLAVSPGAGRDFPVSAVHAADMAQAVLCACKPEACGVYHCSDGAVYSMAGFCRVMGAAVRAVTGRPRGPVRILRLPLPLMALAALASSGLACCADALLARWPRSLGGGRLRRAPNWNLDKYREARQVGWLCDNSRLCRELGFAPQVALEAGMREAAEGYRREGQL; from the coding sequence ATGAGCAACGCCCCCGCCGCGTCGCGGCAGCCCTTTCCGGCCGCGGCAGACTGCGCCGCTGCAGCTTCGGCCGCTTCCCACAGTGCGGCAGCCCGCCCTGGCGGCGCGGGGAGCTGCCCCAACGCGCTTGCGGGCAGAAAGGTGCTGCTCACGGGCGGCACGGGCTTTGTGGGGCGGCATTTGCTGCCGCAGCTGCTGGCCGCGGGCGCGCGGGTCACCTGCCTGGTGCGGGCAACCTCCCGTACGGACGGCCTGCCGCAAGGCGCGGCCGTGGCGCGGGCCGATCTGTCCTCCGGGGAGGGGCTCGCGGCGGCCCTGGAGGGGCAGGATATCTGCATCCACATGGCCGCCCTGCTCTTCGGCCTGGGCTGGCAGGACTATCTGCGGGCCAACGCCCTGGCGGCCCGCTCTCTGGCCGGGGCCTGCACGGCCCTGGGCGACGCGGGCCCGACGCGGGTTGTGCTGGTCTCCAGCCTGGCGGCCACAGGCCCTTGCGCCACAGCCCCCGGCGTTACGGAGGGGACGCCCCCGGCCCCGGTCTCGGCCTACGGCTGGTCCAAACTGCTTACGGAACAGATTCTGGGCCGCGCCCTGGGCGCGCGCCTGGTGACGCTGCGGCCGCCCATTATTTACGGCTCCGGGGACAAAGGGCTGCTGCCCGTGTTCCGTGGGGTGCGGCTGGGCCTGGCCGTGAGCCCCGGCGCGGGGCGCGACTTCCCCGTGAGCGCCGTGCACGCCGCGGATATGGCCCAGGCCGTGCTCTGCGCCTGCAAGCCGGAGGCGTGCGGGGTCTATCACTGCAGCGACGGCGCGGTTTACAGCATGGCCGGGTTCTGCCGGGTTATGGGCGCAGCCGTGCGCGCGGTTACAGGGCGGCCCAGGGGCCCGGTGCGCATTCTCCGCCTGCCTTTGCCGCTCATGGCCCTGGCCGCGCTTGCAAGCTCCGGCCTGGCCTGCTGCGCCGACGCCCTGCTGGCCCGCTGGCCGCGCTCTCTGGGCGGCGGGCGGCTCCGGCGCGCCCCCAACTGGAATCTGGATAAATACCGCGAAGCCCGCCAGGTGGGCTGGCTCTGCGACAACAGCCGCCTTTGCCGCGAGCTGGGCTTTGCCCCGCAAGTGGCGCTGGAGGCGGGCATGCGTGAAGCCGCGGAGGGCTATCGCCGCGAGGGTCAACTGTGA